A genomic window from Nitrososphaerota archaeon includes:
- a CDS encoding glycosyltransferase family 4 protein: MKVVMINDCAYVGETILKFLEGVEWLHIKRSRSIWDKTFGVAYGILRAKGDVYHVNYLLQDCYIALKLGKRPLIGHAHGSDLRSGLKHPLLKRIVQYDLKRCDRVLVSTPDILGIAKMFREDAEYLPNPVDTRLFYPKPMLERDGRLRVLIASSSDWKVKGTDVAIRALSEIKDEVEVSIIRYGKDFDKTVELARSLGLNLHVLEKVSHEEIREYYWSNDIIIDRFKLGSLGMVSLEAIACGRPVVTFVSSEYAEYKDFPLKDVGTEEKIVEAVAGSDAKLWEKEYRYLEQNHKPEAVVKKILNIYSSLTY, translated from the coding sequence ATGAAGGTTGTGATGATCAATGACTGCGCTTATGTTGGCGAGACCATTCTAAAGTTTCTAGAGGGGGTTGAATGGCTTCACATTAAGAGGAGTAGAAGTATCTGGGACAAGACTTTTGGAGTCGCATATGGGATTTTAAGAGCAAAGGGCGATGTGTATCACGTTAACTACCTTCTGCAGGACTGCTACATCGCTTTGAAGCTTGGCAAGAGGCCTCTGATAGGGCACGCGCACGGTAGCGACCTAAGATCTGGGTTAAAACACCCACTTCTCAAGAGAATTGTCCAATATGATCTTAAGCGCTGTGATAGGGTGTTGGTCAGCACTCCGGACATACTTGGAATCGCGAAGATGTTTCGTGAGGACGCAGAATATCTTCCCAACCCGGTTGATACAAGACTCTTCTACCCTAAGCCGATGCTCGAGCGGGATGGTAGATTGAGGGTGCTGATAGCGAGCAGCTCAGACTGGAAGGTTAAGGGCACAGACGTGGCGATAAGAGCGTTAAGCGAGATCAAAGATGAAGTCGAGGTTTCGATAATCAGATACGGCAAAGATTTCGATAAAACTGTGGAGTTAGCAAGATCCCTCGGCTTGAACCTACACGTGCTTGAGAAAGTATCGCACGAAGAGATTAGAGAATACTACTGGAGCAACGACATAATCATAGACCGATTCAAACTAGGCTCTTTGGGGATGGTTTCGCTGGAAGCCATAGCGTGCGGCAGACCAGTAGTGACGTTCGTCTCATCAGAATACGCCGAATACAAAGACTTTCCTTTGAAAGACGTGGGTACAGAAGAAAAGATCGTGGAGGCTGTGGCTGGCTCAGACGCTAAACTTTGGGAGAAGGAATACAGATATCTTGAGCAGAATCATAAGCCAGAAGCTGTTGTTAAGAAGATCCTAAACATCTACAGCAGCCTCACGTATTAA
- a CDS encoding DUF91 domain-containing protein yields MSTQIRLWKITDKGFDVLDRGSVEQEKKLHDWLEEDISLISDDLLVIGREVQTDFNKSIDLLCLNRDGDVVIIELKRDRAPRDVLAQILEYASWVDDLPSDKILEIADEYFKKKGTDLEEAFQEKFRDDLPESLNSSHKMLIVASELDAQTERVLNYLSKHEIDINAVTFSYFRDGENEYLARTVLIPESMKPNPEKPKSWTHELLQEQIDDIPEEILKKRISQILEFAREKKSSLSRVHETPAST; encoded by the coding sequence TTGTCAACTCAAATCCGTTTATGGAAAATCACGGATAAAGGGTTTGATGTGTTAGATAGAGGGTCTGTTGAGCAAGAAAAGAAGTTACATGATTGGCTGGAAGAAGATATTTCGTTGATTTCAGACGATTTATTGGTTATTGGGCGTGAAGTTCAAACGGATTTCAATAAGTCGATCGACCTTTTATGCCTTAATAGGGATGGCGACGTAGTGATTATCGAGTTAAAAAGAGATAGAGCGCCTCGCGATGTCTTAGCCCAAATCCTTGAGTATGCTTCTTGGGTTGACGATCTCCCCTCTGATAAAATTTTGGAGATTGCGGACGAATACTTTAAGAAAAAAGGAACAGACCTCGAAGAAGCGTTTCAAGAGAAATTTAGGGACGATCTTCCTGAATCCTTAAACAGTTCCCATAAAATGTTGATAGTTGCGTCTGAACTCGATGCCCAAACTGAAAGAGTACTCAACTATTTATCAAAACATGAGATTGACATAAACGCTGTAACCTTCAGCTATTTCAGAGACGGCGAGAACGAATACTTGGCGCGCACAGTACTAATACCTGAAAGCATGAAGCCTAATCCAGAGAAACCGAAGAGTTGGACACATGAACTCTTACAAGAGCAAATAGATGACATCCCAGAAGAAATATTAAAAAAGAGGATTTCTCAAATCCTCGAATTCGCTCGGGAAAAAAAATCTTCGCTGAGTCGCGTTCACGAGACCCCGGCTTCTACTTAA